One region of Trichoderma breve strain T069 chromosome 7 map unlocalized scaffold00007, whole genome shotgun sequence genomic DNA includes:
- a CDS encoding nuclear condensing complex subunit, translating into MPTRSGARLGRPARAKKTEAPVEITETPASALRNQVCAIFRDAQRTTATHRKLAVNLRKIQESCCYEPVSTKNPSEDQFDEKAFNHEFIRCVLRIMPMKKAESVGEKLIRFIGLFLRHASDKDNELLDEADVDTSLMPETPSTRLSSEVLRTAQSLMQAKDKYVRFRSTQLVSHIINSLEAIDDDLFQNLRNNLLKRIRDKEAMVRVQAVLGLGRLAGNQPEDDGKSDDSDNPSTGLLDKLLDVLQNDSSADVRRSLLVNLPILPATLPYLLERARDQDAATRRAVYSRLLPALGDFRHLSLSMREKLLRWGLRDRDDNVRKAAGRLFRERWIADCLLELLERIDVINSGVENGVALEAMNGFWEGRPDYREAVVLDDRFWETLSAESVFMARSFNDFCRSEGNGRYEALVEEKLPEVTKLAFFLERYLKVLVDAIKRVANLEEEDDEEDTVEQEFIIEQMLHIALTLDYSDEVGRRKMFTLLRQSLAIPELPDEVTKLTMEALRYICAPDAAGEREFCSIVLEAVADVHDTIVDEDVPGEDDDSFVSAKSDLRSRENTPAPDSKKETELTEEEAQEKAVREIIINLKCLHIVQCMLTHVTGNLKDNTDLVSMLNNLVVPAVRSHEAPVRERGLLCLGLCALLDRSLAEENLGLFIHFFTKGHTALQITALHILTDILNVHGSQLLDSTPAVIKVYVKAVKGGGRSSEVQAAATIAASKLLLGRVISDEEVCEELLKSLVIAYFDPASSTNQTVRQALNYFLPVFCFSRLENQNLMRKVSLVALHSLLNLREGLEDDDVDVEEDMVSMTTIGACLADWTDPRKCYSPEILLDGEKKGVNGDVHLDFACDILERLRASISKAEKKLVAGLLGKLYVSPNSTEEKLRETYETISEAVEEGLVTDTTGRNALYKIHVSLGKIVNSLDEQRPAHSRTSRSVSVAVDRQSREKSVASNVEEDNDNDNDNDNDNDNDNDNDNDNVNGNKRIKIEDDSDGNSDEGTVVPENSSRDELVEDLLSDEDTKMEDV; encoded by the exons atgCCGACAAGATCAGGCGCGCGTCTAGGGAGACCGGCCAGGGCCAAAAAGACCGAGGCCCCTGTAGAAATTACCGAAACACCAGCCAGTGCGCTTCGAAATCAAGTTTGCGCCATCTTTCGCGATGCGCAAAGAACCACGGCCACGCATCGAAAGCTGGCGGTCAACCTTCGAAAGATCCAGGAATCATGCTGCTACGAGCCCGTCAGTACGAAGAACCCATCGGAGGATCAATTCGACGAGAAGGCGTTCAACCACGAGTTCATTCGATGCGTGCTGCGCATcatgccgatgaagaaggcggagAGTGTTGGCGAGAAGTTGATCCGATTCATTGGGCTTTTCCTGCGGCATGCTTCGGATAAGGATAACGAACTTTTGGATGAGGCCGATGTCGACACGAGCTTGATGCCCGAAACCCCAAGCACACGGCTTTCTTCAGAGGTCCTCCGAACTGCGCAGTCCTTGATGCAGGCCAAGGACAAGTACGTGCGGTTTAGATCAACACAGCTTGTCTCTCACATCATCAACTctcttgaagccatcgacGACGATTTGTTCCAAAATCTCCGCAACAACCTGTTGAAACGAATTCGAGACAAGGAGGCCATGGTCCGCGTTCAGGCGGTGCTGGGCCTTGGTCGACTGGCGGGAAACCAACCCGAAGACGACGGCAAATCAGACGACAGCGACAACCCGTCTACCGGCCTCTTGGATAAACTCCTAGACGTCTTACAAAACGATTCAAGCGCCGACGTCCGACGATCACTTCTTGTGAACCTCCCGATCCTACCCGCCACGCTCCCATACCTGCTCGAGCGTGCAAGAGATCAGGACGCCGCCACTCGAAGGGCAGTCTACTCTCGTCTTCTGCCAGCTCTGGGAGACTTCCGTCATTTGTCGCTATCAATGAGAGAAAAACTCCTCCGATGGGGTCTTCGTGATCGAGATGACAACGTACGGAAGGCGGCAGGAAGACTTTTCCGGGAGCGCTGGATTGCAGACT GTTTGTTGGAACTTTTGGAGCGAATCGACGTCATCAACTCGGGAGTTGAGAATGGAGTGGCCCTTGAAGCAATGAACGGCTTTTGGGAAGGTCGTCCAGATTATCGCGAGGCTGTGGTCTTGGACGACAGGTTCTGGGAGACTCTGTCTGCCGAGTCTGTCTTTATGGCCAGAAGTTTCAATGATTTCTGCCGTAGCGAAGGCAATGGTCGATACGAGGCCCTGGTAGAGGAGAAGCTCCCAGAAGTCACCAAGCTGGCTTTCTTCCTGGAGCGCTATTTGAAGGTCCTGGTGGATGCCATCAAAAGAGTGGCAAACcttgaggaggaagacgatgaagaggatacCGTTGAGCAGGAATTCATCATCGAACAGATGCTCCACATAGCATTGACTCTTGATTACTCTGACGAGGTCGGCCGAAGGAAAATGTTTACACTGCTTCGCCAGTCCCTAGCCATCCCAGAACTCCCAGATGAGGTAACAAAACTTACCATGGAAGCTCTTCGGTACATTTGCGCTCCggatgctgctggagagcGAGAGTTCTGCAGTATTGTCCTCGAAGCCGTTGCCGATGTGCACGATACAATTGTGGATGAGGATGTCCctggagaagacgatgacagCTTCGTCTCTGCCAAATCAGACCTTAGGAGCCGGGAAAACACTCCCGCCCCTGATTCCAAAAAGGAAACTGAGCTGACTGAGGAGGAAGCTCAAGAAAAGGCAGTGAGGGAGATTATCATCAACTTGAAATGTCTTCACATTGTTCAATGCATGCTTACACACGTCACTGGAAACCTTAAGGACAATACAGACTTGGTGTCCATGTTGAATAACCTGGTAGTTCCAGCCGTACGAAGCCACGAGGCACCCGTTCGCGAAAGAGGACTTCTCTGCCTGGGACTGTGTGCCCTTCTGGACCGCTCGTTGGCCGAAGAAAACCTGGGGCTCTTTATCCACTTCTTCACCAAGGGACACACAGCCTTGCAGATCACTGCCCTACATATCTTGACGGACATCTTGAACGTCCATGGATCTCAGCTGCTTGACTCGACTCCAGCTGTGATCAAGGTATACGTCAAGGCAGTCAAAGGCGGTGGCAGGTCCTCCGAGGTGCAAGCCGCAGCTACTATAGCAGCATCCAAACTGCTCCTGGGCCGCGTCATTTCCGACGAAGAGGTTTGCGAAGAGCTGCTCAAGTCCCTAGTGATTGCCTACTTTGATCCCGCGTCCTCTACCAACCAGACAGTTCGACAAGCCCTCAACTACTTCTTGCCAGtattctgcttctctcgttTAGAGAATCAGAATCTCATGAGAAAGGTTTCCCTGGTGGCGTTGCATTCTTTGCTCAACCTGCGTGAGGGTctggaggatgacgatgtcgatGTTGAGGAGGACATGGTTAGCATGACGACTATTGGTGCTTGTTTGGCGGACTGGACCGACCCGCGGAAATGCTACAGCCCAGAAATTCTTCTTGacggggagaagaagggtgTCAATGGTGATGTGCATCTTGACTTTGCCTGTGATATTCTAGAAAGGCTTCGTGCAAGCATTAGCA AAGCCgaaaagaagctggttgCTGGCCTTCTTGGAAAACTCTACGTATCACCCAACTCTACTGAAGAGAAGCTCCGAGAAACCTACGAGACTATTtctgaagctgttgaagagGGCCTCGTCACTGATACCACCGGCCGCAACGCGCTGTACAAGATCCACGTCAGCCTTGGCAAGATTGTCAATAGTTTGGATGAACAGCGCCCAGCGCATAGTCGTACCAGCCGCAGCGTATCAGTCGCCGTAGATCGACAATCGCGCGAAAAGTCCGTCGCGTCGAATGTGGAGGAGGACAACGATaacgacaatgacaatgacaatgacaatgacaatgacaatgacaacgacaacgacaatgtcaatggcaacaaAAGGATTAAGATCGAGGATGACAGCGATGGGAATAGCGACGAGGGCACTGTCGTGCCGGAGAATTCGAGCAGGGATGAGCTTGTGGAGGATTTGTTGTCTGATGAAGATaccaagatggaggatgtGTAA
- a CDS encoding type I phosphodiesterase / nucleotide pyrophosphatase domain-containing protein yields the protein MVASRNGSFAGSLLLAAANLLIPLSILVFATGFFPYKPFLPGLAEFEPLEYGPPPKAPFDRLVFMVVDALRSDFVFSEESGFEYTQRLIRDGSAIPFTANARSPTVTMPRIKAITTGSIPSFVDLILNFDEADTSSTLAAQDTWLSQLKAKDTGKLLMYGDDTWLKLFPETFDRHDGTSSFFVADFTEVDNNVTRHINDELEKDDWSLMVLHYLGLDHIGHKSGPRSTHMPGKQHEMDGIVHQLFNALETKSHLQSTLLVLCGDHGMNDAGNHGASSPGETSPALVFLSPKLKEISSGYPAPAQPKNEYDYYSMVEQSDISPTLAALMGFPISKNNLGAFIPEFLPFWPSSSDKVQILIRNARQILNIVTAAFGSELFDLRASVDPCVSTSSDVDELACEWRKINSQATSQAGAKEVDQAWLSATSAWIRKAQDLMSSMASNYDMSRLSLGQGLSVAAVIASVASLASYGPMMFASSYVEEEHHFWYWTSTIWLAYLGVKEVQRSSRFSSISNHVVALAALRLIRSWNQTGQKFAGEPDTVKTFLIPNPEILWALITLVYVVVTFQTLQSLSGLPYILATSLMPAVFLATFTFKLAFTAEDAPELVVGFAHDLLDIFQGPSLIFRARIIFGLLAVLYGFAIYRAKTGGPRASQSSVELVHHLCTLLAMTQSRATNIPLFLLSSIILQTLQSTTLSIAEITATSIVLQYTTFFAFGGSNAISSVDLSSAYNGISGFNVFAVGALTLISNWAGPIFWTSATNMLLLQKYREGKTDAFKNHVILLTIFVSMSVAFVIAACTALRTHLFIWTVFSPKYLYCMAWSLGQHLLINVGFGSFLFWVGT from the exons ATGGTGGCCTCAAGAAATGGGTCGTTTGCAGGCTCACTGCTGCTCGCTGCGGCCAACCTTCTAATACCGCTGTCTATCCTGGTTTTTGCCACTGGATTCTTCCCGTATAAGCCTTTTCTTCCTGGTCTGGCGGAATTTGAGCCTCTCGAATATGGACCTCCGCCCAAGGCTCCCTTTGATAGACTCGTATTCATGGTGGTTGATGCGTTGCGGAG CGATTTTGTATTCTCTGAGGAGTCTGGATTTGAATATACTCAGCG CCTCATTCGAGATGGCAGTGCCATCCCCTTTACAGCAAATGCTCGATCACCGACGGTGACAATGCCTCgaatcaaggccatcaccacTGGATCGATTCCTTCTTTCGTCGACCTGATTCTCAATTTTGATGAGGCTGACACTTCTTCAACATTGGCTGCCCAAGACACATGGCTATCTCAGCTCAAAGCCAAAGACACTGGCAAGCTCCTCATGTACGGTGACGATACGTGGCTCAAACTGTTTCCTGAGACGTTTGACCGCCACGACGGAACCTCTAGCTTTTTCGTCGCA GACTTTACAGAGGTGGACAATAATGTGACGAGACACATCAACGATGAACTTGAGAAGGATGACTGGAGTTTGATGGTTCTACACTATCTTGGCCTGGATCATATTGGCCACAAGTCGGGACCCCGAAGCACGCACATGCCTGGTAAGCAGCACGAGATGGATGGCATTGTCCACCAGCTGTTCAATGCCCTTGAGACCAAGAGCCACCTGCAGTCGACGCTGCTCGTTCTCTGCGGCGATCACGGTATGAATGACGCAGGCAACCACGGAGCATCATCCCCTGGAGAAACATCGCCCGCTTTAGTCTTTCTGTCGCCGAAGCTCAAGGAAATATCGTCCGGATATCCGGCCCCTGCGCAACCCAAGAACGAGTACGACTACTATTCCATGGTTGAGCAATCCGACATCTCGCCGACTCTTGCCGCGCTCATGGGATTTCCCATCTCGAAGAATAACCTTGGGGCGTTCATCCCGGagtttttgcccttttggcCGAGTTCGAGCGATAAGGTGCAGATTCTTATTCGCAACGCGAGACAGATCCTCAACATTGTCACGGCGGCGTTTGGAAGCGAGCTCTTTGATCTCCGGGCTTCTGTCGACCCGTGCGTTTCCACATCTTCGGATGTTGATGAACTGGCCTGCGAGTGGCGCAAGATCAATTCACAGGCCACTTCACAGGCTGGTGCCAAAGAGGTGGACCAGGCGTGGCTCTCGGCTACGTCTGCTTGGATTCGCAAAGCTCAAGATCTGATGAGCAGTATGGCGTCCAACTACGACATGTCGAGATTGTCTCTCGGCCAGGGACTGTCGGTTGCTGCCGTGATTGCCAGTGTTGCAAGCTTGG CGTCGTATGGACCCATGATGTTTGCCAGTAGCTatgtggaagaggagcaTCATTTCTGGTACTGGACGTCAACTATATGGTTGGCTTACCTCGGTGTTAAGGAGGTTCAAAG ATCTTCACGTTTCTCTTCGATATCGAACCACGTAGTAGCCTTGGCTGCCCTAAGGCTCATCCGCAGCTGGAACCAGACGGGCCAGAAATTCGCCGGTGAACCAGACACTGTCAAAACATTCCTCATTCCCAACCCTGAAATTCTTTGGGCGCTCATCACTTTGGTGTATGTCGTCGTGACTTTCCAGACTCTGCAGAGCTTATCTGGTCTGCCATATATCCTGGCTACATCTCTGATGCCGGCTGTATTCTTGGCAACGTTCACTTTCAAACTCGCTTTCACTGCGGAGGATGCACCTGAGTTGGTTGTGGGATTTGCTCACGACCTCCTCGACATCTTTCAAGGtccatctctcatcttcagAGCGAGGATCATATTTGGCCTACTCGCAGTCTTATACGGTTTCGCCATATATCGAGCAAAAACCGGCGGCCCTCGAGCCTCCCAATCCTCCG TCGAACTAGTCCACCATCTATGCACCCTCCTCGCAATGACCCAATCCCGCGCCACAAACatccccctcttcctcctctccagcatcatcctcCAAACCCTCCAATCAACAACCCTCTCCATCGCCGAAATCACCGCAACCTCCATCGTCCTCCAGTACACaaccttcttcgcctttggCGGCTCCAACGCAATCTCCTCCGTCGACCTCTCCAGCGCATACAACGGCATCAGCGGCTTCAACGTCTTCGCCGTCGGCGCACTAACTCTCATCAGTAACTGGGCGGGGCCTATCTTCTGGACTTCGGCGACGAATATGTTGCTTCTGCAGAAATATAGAGAAGGGAAGACGGATGCGTTTAAGAATCATGTCATTTTGTTGACGATTTTCGTGTCGATGAGTGTGGCGTTTGTGATTGCGGCGTGTACGGCGCTGAGAACACATTTGTTCATCTGGACGGTGTTTTCGCCAAAGTATTTGTATTGTATGGCGTGGAGCCTGGGGCAGCATTTGTTGATTAATGTTGGCTTTGGGAGCTTTTTGTTCTGGGTGGGCACTTGA